One window from the genome of Saccharomyces mikatae IFO 1815 strain IFO1815 genome assembly, chromosome: 4 encodes:
- the SDH6 gene encoding Sdh6p (similar to Saccharomyces cerevisiae YDR379C-A; ancestral locus Anc_5.454): MPKRLSGLQKEVLHLYRASIRTAYSKPKKNQINFVNYIHEEFDKYKNLPRKDFTTIEHLLRVGNKKVATFSHPEVTNIH, translated from the coding sequence ATGCCTAAGAGATTAAGTGGGCTGCAAAAGGAGGTCTTACACCTCTACAGAGCTTCCATACGGACAGCTTATTCAAAACCAAAGAAGAACCAAATTAATTTTGTGAATTACATTCATGAAGAGtttgataaatataaaaatttaCCAAGAAAAGACTTTACTACAATTGAACATCTATTGCGAGTCGGTAATAAGAAAGTAGCCACTTTTTCGCACCCTGAAGTGACAAATATACATTAA
- the NKP1 gene encoding Nkp1p (similar to Saccharomyces cerevisiae NKP1 (YDR383C); ancestral locus Anc_5.463) — protein sequence MTDTYNSISKFVENELSAFLSSDNYLMDDLSGEIPNEVCRLLKAQVIEKRKDGLSRGKQDLLSKEIYDNESELRARQSQQIMDLIGDIPKYSLGSELRSRVEGESRSTSIERLIEDVLELPQMEIIHEEESEPENNLKILNEYSNLRKDLILKCQAIQIGERKLSEILSQVNSINSLINSIKETSEDNDVSEYFATYNEKLVVALEEMKLLLEEAIKTSDTSPEKRKKIKGILSELKK from the coding sequence ATGACAGATACGTATAACAGcatatcaaaatttgtagaaaatgaattatCCGCTTTCCTGTCAAGTGATAACTACCTTATGGATGACTTATCAGGCGAGATACCAAATGAAGTATGTAGATTACTAAAAGCCCAAGTgattgaaaaaaggaaagatgGTCTTAGTAGGGGAAAACAAGATTTGCTGAGCAAAGAGATATATGATAACGAATCTGAATTAAGGGCCCGACAATCACAACAAATAATGGATCTCATCGGAGACATACCGAAATATTCACTTGGAAGTGAATTAAGAAGTAGAGTCGAGGGTGAATCGCGAAGTACATCGATCGAGAGATTAATTGAAGACGTATTGGAACTGCCGCAGATGGAGATAATccatgaagaagaatcagAACCCGAAAATAACCTCAAGATCCTAAATGAGTATAGCAATTTAAGAAAGGACCTCATTTTAAAGTGCCAAGCCATTCAAATAGGCGAAAGAAAACTATCGGAAATTTTGAGCCAAGTAAATTCCataaattctttgattaatTCTATCAAAGAAACTTCAGAAGATAACGACGTCAGCGAGTATTTTGCCACATACAACGAGAAATTAGTTGTTGCGTTGGAAGAAATGAAGTTATTATTGGAAGAAGCTATCAAGACATCCGACACATCTCCcgaaaagagaaaaaaaataaaaggcaTCTTAAGTGAGTTAAAGAAGTAA
- the YRA1 gene encoding RNA-binding protein YRA1 (similar to Saccharomyces cerevisiae YRA1 (YDR381W); ancestral locus Anc_5.458): MSANLDKSLDEIIGSNRAGGNRARVGGTRGNGPKRVGKQVNSQRRSIPNRKGPIRKNVRAPPNAVARVAKLLDTTREVKVNVEGLPRDIKQDAVREFFASQVGGVQRVLLSYNERGQSTGMANITFKNGELARRAVERFNGSPIDGGRSRLRLNLIVDPNQRPARSLADRIKAMPQKSGNVSRPVKRGPNRKAAMAKTQSKPKRERPAKKSLEDLDKEMADYFEKK; the protein is encoded by the exons ATGTCCGCTAACTTAGATAAATCCTTAGACGAAATTATTGGCTCTAATAGAGCAGGTGGTAACAGAGCTCGTGTCGGTGGTACTCGGGGTAATGGTCCAAAAAGAGTTGGTAAGCAAGTTAATAGTCAACGTAGGAGCATTCCAAACAGAAAAGGACCTATCAGAAAAAACGTCAGGGCCCCTCCAAACGCTGTCGCTAGAGTTGCCAAGCTTTTAGACACCACTAGAGAGGTCAAGGTTAACGTCGAGGGTTTGCCAAGAGACATTAAGCAGGATGCTGTAAGA gAATTTTTTGCATCTCAAGTAGGTGGCGTTCAAAGGGTTTTGTTGAGTTACAACGAAAGAGGCCAATCTACTGGTATGGCTAATATCACATTTAAGAACGGCGAATTGGCCAGAAGAGCGGTCGAAAGATTCAACGGTTCTCCAATCGATGGGGGTAGATCAAGATTGAGATTGAACTTAATTGTTGATCCAAATCAACGTCCAGCCCGGAGTTTAGCCGACAGAATCAAGGCCATGCCGCAAAAGAGTGGAAATGTCTCCAGACCAGTCAAGAGGGGTCCAAACAGAAAGGCTGCTATGGCCAAAACCCAAAGCAAACCAAAGAGAGAAAGACCTGCTAAAAAGAGTCTAGAGGACTTAGACAAAGAAATGGCCGactattttgaaaagaaataa
- the ATO3 gene encoding putative ammonium permease ATO3, with protein MTSSASSPQDLEKGVNTIENIETLPQQGSIAGVSQGFPNIQEIYSDRDFITLGSSTYRRRDLLNALDRGDVDEDNCAKRVPHQFANPVPLGLASFSLSCLVLSLINANVRGVTDGKWALSLFMFFGGAIELFAGLLCFVIGDTYAMTVFSSFGGFWICYGYGLTDTDNLVSGYTDPTMLNNVIGFFLAGWTVFTFLMLMCTLKSTWGLFLLLMFLDMTFLLLCIGTFIDNNNLKMAGGYFGILSSCCGWYSLYCSVVSPSNSYLAFKAHTMPNAP; from the coding sequence ATGACATCGTCTGCTTCTTCTCCACAGGATCTGGAAAAGGGTGTGAACACCATCgaaaatattgaaacgCTGCCCCAGCAGGGCTCTATCGCCGGCGTTTCACAGGGCTTCCCTAACATCCAAGAGATATATTCTGACAGGGACTTCATCACTCTGGGGTCCTCCACGTATAGACGCAGAGATTTGCTTAATGCACTAGATAGGGGCGATGTGGATGAAGATAACTGCGCAAAGCGTGTCCCCCATCAATTTGCCAACCCCGTTCCTCTGGGACTCGCATCGTTTTCCCTGTCATGTCTAGTTTTGTCGCTGATCAATGCGAACGTTCGCGGTGTCACCGATGGGAAATGGGCGCTAAGTTTGTTTATGTTTTTTGGTGGGGCCATTGAGTTGTTTGCTGGGTTGTTATGTTTTGTGATCGGGGACACATACGCCATGACGGTTTTCAGTTCCTTCGGCGGGTTCTGGATCTGTTACGGTTATGGGCTAACTGATACGGACAATTTGGTTAGTGGATACACGGATCCCACGATGTTGAACAATGTGATTGGGTTTTTCCTTGCTGGGTGGACTGTGTTCACCTTCTTGATGTTGATGTGCACATTGAAGAGCACGTGGGGCTTGTTTTTACTATTAATGTTTCTAGACATGACCTTTCTGCTGCTGTGTATAGGTACCTTCATTGATAACAACAACCTCAAAATGGCCGGTGGATATTTCGGCATTTTGAGTAGTTGCTGCGGTTGGTATTCGTTATACTGTTCTGTGGTAAGCCCATCAAACTCCTACTTAGCCTTCAAAGCGCACACGATGCCCAATGCTCCCTAA
- the LSM6 gene encoding U4/U6-U5 snRNP complex subunit LSM6 (similar to Saccharomyces cerevisiae LSM6 (YDR378C); ancestral locus Anc_5.452) gives MSGKASTEGSVTTEFLSDIIGKTVNVKLASGLLYSGRLESIDGFMNVALSSATEHYESNKNKLLNKFNNDVFLRGTQVMYISELTI, from the coding sequence ATGTCAGGTAAAGCTTCTACAGAGGGTAGTGTTACTACCGAGTTTCTCTCTGATATTATCGGCAAGACAGTGAACGTTAAGCTCGCTTCAGGTTTACTTTATAGTGGAAGGTTGGAGTCCATAGATGGTTTCATGAATGTAGCTCTATCGAGCGCCACTGAGCATTACGAAAGTAATAAGAACAAGCTTCTAAACAAGTTCAATAATGATGTCTTTTTAAGGGGCACACAAGTCATGTATATTAGTGAACTGACAATATAA
- the COI1 gene encoding Coi1p (similar to Saccharomyces cerevisiae YDR381C-A; ancestral locus Anc_5.459) gives MSNPFQNIGKNLLYISAAGITSIFIVKTIVKSRRDAKFIPKARGNSDEMNERDYYDNLAQVKPGFPLPKHGDNSIDNSEDHGLARKSKYEGSGLSAVTRKRGDKLGFLDRRRDE, from the exons ATGTCAAATCCGTTTCAGAATATAGG TAAAAATTTACTTTACATTTCTGCAGCTGGTATTACAtccatttttattgttaagACTATAGTGAAGTCTAGGAGGGATGCTAAATTCATACCAAAAGCGCGGGGAAATAGTGATGAAATGAATGAGCGAGATTATTACGATAATCTTGCCCAAGTAAAACCAGGATTTCCCCTGCCTAAACATGGAGACAACAGTATTGACAATTCTGAAGACCATGGGTTGGCAAGAAAGAGTAAATATGAAGGTAGCGGACTCAGCGCGGTAACAAGGAAAAGAGGTGACAAATTAGGCTTTCTAGACAGGAGAAGAGATGAGTGA
- the ARO10 gene encoding phenylpyruvate decarboxylase ARO10 (similar to Saccharomyces cerevisiae ARO10 (YDR380W); ancestral locus Anc_5.456), translating to MAPVTIEKYVNQNEPHLVSNQLATIPFGEYIFRRLLSIGTKSVFGVPGDFNLSLLEYLYSPNVESAGLRWVGTCNELNAAYAADGYSRYSNKIGCLITTYGVGELSALNGIAGSFAENVKVLHIVGVAKSIDSRSNNFKERNLHHLVPQVHNSNFKGPNHKVYHDMVKDRVACSVAYLEDIETACVQVDNVIRDIFKYSKPGYIFVPADFADMSVAADNLVKVPHISQQDCITYPPEVQLLDIIDKITSWMYSSKTPAILGDVLTDRYGVSNILNELIYTTKIWNFSTVMGKSVIDESNPTYMGQYNGKEGLKQVYKHFESCDLVLHFGVDINEINNGHYTFTYKPNAKIIQFHPEYIRFVDTKYGDEQMFEGVNFVPVLKELYKLIDVARLSLQYDSNVTSYTNETMQIEDLTDDQSSIITQAHLQKVMPGFLNPGDVVVCETGSFQFSVRDFAFPTQLKYISQGFFLSIGMALPAALGVGIAMQDYSNAHINGSNVKEDYKPRLILFEGDGAAQMTIQELSTILKCNVPLEIIIWNNNGYTIERAIMGPTRSYNDIMSWKWTKLFEAFGDFDGKHTSSTLIEFPSKLALKLKELKNSARRNQIELLEVKLGVLDFPEQLKCMVEAAALKRNKK from the coding sequence ATGGCACCTGTTACAATTGAGAAATACGTAAATCAAAATGAACCACACCTTGTTTCCAATCAATTAGCGACAATTCCGTTCGGCGAGTACATATTCAGAAGGCTATTATCTATCGGTACAAAGTCAGTTTTTGGTGTTCCTGGAGACTTCAACCTATCCCTATTAGAATATCTATATTCTCCCAATGTTGAATCCGCTGGTTTAAGATGGGTTGGGACTTGTAATGAACTAAACGCTGCTTATGCGGCTGATGGATACTCTCGTTATTCTAATAAGATTGGTTGTTTGATCACCACGTATGGTGTTGGTGAGCTAAGCGCTCTGAATGGTATAGCGGGGTCGTTTGCTGAAAATGTTAAAGTCTTGCACATTGTTGGTGTTGCCAAATCAATAGATTCGCGTTCAAATAATTTTAAAGAGCGTAACCTACATCATTTGGTGCCACAGGTACATaattcaaatttcaaaggTCCAAACCATAAAGTATATCATGATATGGTGAAAGACAGAGTTGCATGTTCAGTGGCTTACCtggaagatattgaaactGCTTGTGTCCAAGTCGACAATGTTATACGAGacatttttaaatattcTAAGCCTGgttatatttttgttcCTGCAGATTTTGCAGATATGTCTGTTGCAGCTGATAATTTAGTTAAGGTTCCACATATATCTCAACAAGATTGTATTACATACCCTCCCGAAGTTCAATTGCTCGATATAATTGATAAGATTACGAGTTGGATGTATTCCAGTAAAACACCAGCAATCCTTGGAGATGTTTTAACTGATAGATATGGTGTGAGTAATATTCTAAACGAACTTATCTACACAACTAAGATCTGGAATTTTTCCACAGTTATGGGAAAATCAGTGATTGATGAATCAAATCCAACGTATATGGGTCAATACAACGGTAAAGAGGGTTTAAAGCAAGTTTATAAACATTTTGAATCATGTGACTTGGTCTTACATTTTGGAGTTGACATCAATGAAATCAATAATGGGCATTATACCTTTACTTATAAGCCAAATGCTAAAATCATCCAATTTCACCCCGAATATATTCGCTTTGTTGACACCAAATATGGTGATGAACAAATGTTTGAAGGTGTAAATTTTGTACCTGTTTTGAAGGAACTATACAAACTTATTGACGTTGCCAGACTATCTTTGCAATATGACTCTAATGTGACTTCTTATACCAATGAAACAATGCAAATAGAAGACCTCACTGACGATCAATCAAGTATCATCACACAAGCTCACTTACAAAAGGTAATGCCTGGATTTCTAAACCCTGGTGATGTCGTTGTTTGTGAAACTGGTTCCTTTCAGTTTTCTGTTCGTGATTTTGCATTTCCTACCCAACTAAAATACATATCACAGGggtttttcctttctatTGGCATGGCTCTTCCTGCGGCTCTAGGTGTTGGAATTGCCATGCAAGATTACTCAAATGCACACATCAATGGCAGTAATGTAAAAGAAGACTACAAACCAAGACTAATCTTGTTTGAAGGTGATGGAGCTGCACAAATGACGATTCAAGAACTGAGCACCATCTTGAAGTGCAACGTACCACTGGAAATTATTATCTGGAATAATAATGGTTACACGATTGAAAGAGCCATCATGGGTCCTACCAGGTCCTACAATGATATTATGTCTTGGAAGTGGACTAAACTATTTGAAGCCTTCGGAGACTTTGATGGAAAGCACACTAGCAGCACTCTCATTGAATTTCCATCCAAATTAgcattgaaattgaaagagCTAAAGAACTCGGCGAGAAGAAACCAGATAGAACTTTTAGAAGTCAAATTAGGCGTATTGGATTTCCCTGAGCAGCTAAAATGCATGGTTGAGGCAGCCGCgctcaaaagaaataaaaaataa
- the RGA2 gene encoding GTPase-activating protein RGA2 (similar to Saccharomyces cerevisiae RGA2 (YDR379W) and RGA1 (YOR127W); ancestral locus Anc_5.453) codes for MSADPIINQSPSCVRCNKSIASSQVYELENKKWHDQCFTCYKCEKKLNAESDFLVLDTGTLICYDCSDKCTSCGSKIDDTAIILPSSNEAYCSSCFRCCRCNERIKNLKYAKTRRGLCCMDCHEKLLRKKQQLLEKQKNDFSTGNSGIQLPQRSIKRPLSPTRINGISSVSTNNSAINENPVESSEVQQLTPQVLVSQEIDESSSDNDNINNDNNNDRNERTSHARTVSIDDILNSTLENDSNSIEEQSLVDNEDYINKMGQDVNYRLLKPHRANHDSIVIKDPKSTNSNPNANRFFSIYDKDETDRDDTDGKENDGIINTPRNSTDKITSPLNSPMSVQVNEEINPPHGLALNLSEGGKENNKPSQSMQMLTSKSMNHVSPVTRSDTPEMKSSTSSSTLRISDNRSSSRPQTSDHLQPQNKGTPSPNKKLSRSFSLKSKYFVHNLKSKTSEMLDPKHPHHNIYTQESDTHSGWGVSSTHTSIRKSKPKKNPTSRGQSDSTIYNTLPEHENYTSSEFNHKKAQSSLGGMPKKQTSGDITANRRVNGSYPSSSSGQHIAMFRTPPLESGPLFKRPSLSSESAHHRSSSLQTSRSTNALLEDDSTKVNSTDESATSLERDYYFTELTLRKLKLDVRELEGTKNKLLQDVENLRLVKERLLGDVDYLIKEKDKQPVSSRKSLEQKEISVTPVSVKSPNANTDRKGSISNASPKPRFWKIFSSGGKDHQPGDLESHQRSPNSSSSGMTNIAQKDISTPKLIRAHDELPSPGKVSLSPSPKKLDLMLDGSHLYGSSLPARCAFEKSSVPMIINCCIDYIEAEDVGLNMEGLYRKSGSQTLVEEIENEFAQNNVLHNNTVNPKLDALLNQDINAVASVLKRYLRKLPDPVLSFSIYDSLINLVRSNQFIERLPLNDDGFSDSPQRMSLHEIALKSLREILKNLPPEHQEVLRVLAAHINKVQKYSERNLMNLHNLSLVFAPSLIHDLDGEKDIVDMKERNYIVEFILVNYKDILKSV; via the coding sequence atGTCTGCTGACCCTATTATCAATCAATCGCCTTCGTGTGTGAGGTGCAACAAATCTATTGCATCCAGTCAGGTATATGAattagaaaacaaaaagtgGCATGATCAATGCTTTACATGCTACAAatgcgaaaaaaaattgaatgCAGAGTCTGACTTTCTGGTTTTGGACACAGGTACTTTAATTTGCTACGACTGCTCCGATAAATGTACAAGTTGTGGCAGCAAAATAGATGACACAGCGATTATACTTCCTTCCTCGAACGAAGCCTACTGTTCCAGTTGTTTCAGATGTTGTAGGTGCAACGAGCGTATTAAGAACTTGAAGTATGCGAAGACAAGACGAGGATTATGTTGCATGGATTGCCACGAAAAATTGTTGAGAAAGAAACAGCAATTATtggaaaagcaaaaaaatgacTTCTCGACAGGAAATTCTGGAATTCAACTTCCCCAGAGATCAATCAAAAGACCTCTATCGCCAACCAGGATAAATGGTATATCATCTGTCAGCACAAATAACTCTGCGATAAATGAGAACCCTGTAGAATCCAGTGAGGTTCAACAACTCACTCCACAGGTTTTAGTCTCacaagaaattgatgaatcatcatcagataatgacaatattaataatgaCAATAACAACGacagaaatgaaagaaCATCTCATGCAAGAACAGTTTCTATAGACGACATTTTGAATTCCACTTTGGAAAATGATAGTAACAGTATTGAAGAACAGAGTTTGGTGGACAATGAGGATTACATTAATAAGATGGGTCAAGATGTGAACTATAGGCTGCTGAAGCCTCATAGGGCTAATCATGATTCTATAGTGATAAAGGATCCAAAGTCTACAAATTCAAACCCCAACGCAaatagatttttttcaatttatgATAAAGACGAGACTGACAGAGATGATACAGAtggcaaagaaaatgatggCATAATCAATACACCTAGAAATAGCACTGATAAAATTACAAGTCCTTTAAATAGTCCTATGTCTGTACAAgttaatgaagaaatcaatcCTCCTCACGGATTAGCATTAAATTTATCAGAGGGCGGAAAAGAGAATAATAAACCATCTCAAAGTATGCAGATGTTAACTTCCAAATCTATGAATCATGTTTCCCCGGTTACGAGATCAGATACGCCAGAAATGAAATCATCTACATCTTCGTCAACGTTACGTATATCTGATAATAGAAGTTCTAGCAGGCCTCAAACATCGGATCATTTACAGCCTCAGAACAAAGGAACACCCTCCCCAAATAAGAAGCTTTCAAGgtcattttctttaaagtccaaatattttgttcaCAActtgaaaagtaaaacTTCGGAAATGTTAGATCCAAAACATCCTCATCATAACATTTATACACAAGAATCAGATACTCATTCAGGATGGGGTGTTTCCTCTACGCATACGAGcataagaaaatcaaaaccaaaaaaaaatcccaCATCAAGAGGTCAAAGTGACAGTACAATATACAACACTCTACCAGAGCATGAAAATTATACATCATCTGAATTCAATCATAAAAAGGCACAAAGTAGTCTTGGCGGTATGCCCAAAAAGCAAACCTCTGGCGACATAACTGCTAACAGACGTGTGAATGGCTCATATCCAAGTTCAAGTTCAGGGCAGCATATAGCAATGTTCCGTACACCGCCTTTAGAATCAGGCCCCTTATTCAAGAGACCATCGTTGTCGTCTGAGTCTGCACACCACAGATCTTCCAGCTTACAGACATCTAGATCCACTAACGCATTATTGGAGGACGATTCCACGAAAGTAAATTCTACCGATGAAAGTGCAACAAGTTTAGAAAGGGATTACTATTTTACTGAGTTAACTTTAAGGAAGTTAAAGTTAGATGTAAGGGAATTAGAAGgcacaaaaaataaattatTGCAGGATGTGGAAAATTTAAGACTAGTAAAAGAAAGACTATTAGGTGATGTTGATtatttaataaaagaaaaggataaACAACCAGTATCGTCCCGGAAGTCCTTAGAACAGAAAGAAATCAGCGTAACACCTGTAAGTGTAAAGTCACCAAATGCAAATACAGACAGAAAAGGGAGCATATCCAATGCCAGTCCTAAACCACGATTctggaaaatattctcCAGCGGTGGTAAGGATCATCAGCCAGGGGATCTAGAATCCCATCAACGTTCACcaaattcatcttcaaGTGGAATGACGAATATAGCACAGAAAGATATATCGACTCCTAAATTAATTCGTGCACACGATGAGTTACCATCACCGGGTAAAGTTTCACTATCTCCAAGTCCGAAGAAATTAGACTTGATGCTTGATGGTTCTCATTTATATGGATCGTCATTACCAGCTAGATGtgcatttgaaaagagtagTGTTCCAATGATTATTAATTGCTGTATTGATTACATCGAAGCAGAAGATGTAGGCCTGAATATGGAAGGTTTATACAGGAAGTCGGGCTCGCAAACTttggttgaagaaattgagaaTGAATTTGCTCAGAATAATGTATTACATAACAATACGGTAAATCCCAAATTGGATGCTTTGTTAAATCAAGATATTAATGCAGTGGCTAGTGTATTGAAACGATACTTGAGGAAATTACCAGACCCAGTCTTATCGTTTTCCATATATGATTCATTAATAAACTTAGTAAGGAGCAATCAATTCATTGAAAGGTTACCACTAAACGACGACGGCTTTTCAGATTCCCCACAGAGAATGTCATTACATGAAATTGCCCTCAAAAGCTTGCGAGAAattctaaaaaatttgCCCCCAGAACACCAAGAAGTGCTGAGAGTATTGGCAGCGCATATCAATAAAGTACAAAAGTACAGTGAGAggaatttgatgaacttACATAATCTGTCGTTGGTTTTTGCACCAAGTCTTATTCATGACCTAGACGGTGAAAAGGATATCGTGGATATGAAGGAGAGAAATTATATCGTGGAATTCATACTAGTAAATTATAAAGACATACTCAAATCTGTATGA
- the RPP2B gene encoding ribosomal protein P2 (similar to Saccharomyces cerevisiae RPP2B (YDR382W); ancestral locus Anc_5.462), with the protein MKYLAAYLLLVQGGNAAPSAADIKAVVESVGAEVEEARINELLSSLEGKGSLEEIIAEGQKKFATVPAGGASSAAAGASSAAAGGDAAEEEKEEEAKEESDDDMGFGLFD; encoded by the coding sequence ATGAAATACTTAGCTGCTTACTTATTATTGGTTCAAGGTGGTAACGCTGCCCCATCCGCTGCTGACATCAAGGCCGTCGTCGAATCTGTCGGTGCTGAGGTCGAAGAAGCCAGAATCAACGAATTGTTGTCCTCTTTGGAAGGTAAGGGttctttggaagaaatcaTTGCTGAAGGTCAAAAGAAGTTCGCTACTGTCCCAGCTGGTGGCGCTTCTTCTGCTGCTGCCGGTGCTTCTTCTGCTGCTGCCGGTGGTGATGctgctgaagaagaaaaggaagaagaagctaAGGAAGAATCTGATGATGACATGGGTTTTGGTTTATTCGATTAA